The DNA segment AACGGCCGGTCATCGGCCGCCCATGCGGGCGCCATGACGACCAGTGCCAACCATCCCCACCTCTTCCCCATGTTCATGCGCACGCGATCTCCCTTCTTCGTGGACGTGAATGAAAACGGCCCCGGGGTCGCCGGGGCCGTCGCAGGATGCCACAAGCCGCGCGCAGGCGCGGGCGGCGGGATGTCGCGGGGGCTCAGGACGTCATGCGGTCCCAGAAGCCCTTAACGCCATCGAGGAAGGTGGCGGATTTGGGCGAATGCTTGCGCGCTTCGTCGCCGACGAACGTGGCTTCGAATTTCTCCAGCAGCTCGCGCTGTTCGGTCGTCAGGTTGACGGGGGTTTCCACCACCACGCGGCAGTAGAGATCGCCTTCGCTGCGGCTGCGGACCGACTTCACGCCCTTGCCGCGGAGGCGGAACAGTTTGCCCGTCTGCGTCTCGGCAGGCACGCGGATCTCCGCCTCGCCGTGCAGCGTGGGCACGCGGATGGTGTCGCCCAGCGCCGCCTGCGAGATGCGGATCGGCACCTCGCAATGCAGGTCGTCGCCATCACGCTGGAAGATGTCGTGCTCGCGCACGCGCACTTCCACATACAGATCGCCCGGGGGTGTGCCGGGCGGGCCCGCCTCGCCCTCGCCGGTCAGGCGGATGCGGTCGCCGTTGTCCACGCCCGCCGGGATCTTGACCGACAGGACCTTCTCTTCCTCGACGCGACCGGCGCCATGGCACTCGGTGCAGGGATTCTTGATGGTCTGGCCACGCCCGCCGCAGGCCGGACAGGCCTGTTGCATGGCGAAGATGCCGCGCTGCATGCGCACGTTACCGCGACCGCCGCAGGTGCTGCAGGTCTCGACCTTGCCGTCCGCCGAGCCCGAGCCTTTGCAGGGCTCGCAGGCGACCAGCGACGGGATCTCGATGCGCTTCTCGACACCCGCAACCGCTTCCTCCAGGTCGAGCTCCATCACGTAGCCGACGTCGGCGCCACGCCGCGCGGCACGCGCGCCACCGCCGCCGAAGATGTTGCCGAAGATATCGCCGAAGATGTCACCCATGTCCGGGCCGCCGGGACCGCCGGCGCCGCCCATGCCGTGCTCGAACGCGGCATGGCCGTGGGCGTCGTAGGTACGGCGCTTGGCCCCGTCCGACAGCACTTCGTAGGCTTCCTTGCATTCCTTGAACGCCGCTTCGGCCGCGGCATCGCCAGGATTGCGGTCGGGATGGTGCTTCATCGCGCAACGGCGATAGGCCTTCTTCAGGTCTTCGTCGCTGGCGTCGCGGGCCACGCCCAGGACTTCGTAGTAATCGCGCTTGCTCATGTGCTGTCTGGCTGGTCTCGCAGGGTCGCCGGATGGCAAAACGGGAGGCCGTGGCAGGCCACGTCTCCCGTTCGCCGCATCCCGTGGGCCGGGATTACTTCTTGTCGTCCTTCACCTCGGTGAACTCCGCATCGACCACGTCGTCGGCCGGCGCAGAGGGACCACCCGCGCCGCCGGCACCCGGCTGCTCGCTGGAAGCGGCCGCCGCGTACAGCGACTGGCCGGCTTCTTCGAGCGCCTTGGCCTTGGCTTCGATCTGGGTCTTCTCGTCGCCCTTCATCGCCGACTCGAGCTCGGCGATCGCCGACTCGACGCGACCGATCACATCGCCCGGCACCTTGCTGCCATGCTCGGTGATGGCGCTGCGGGTGGCGTGGATCAGGCCGTCGGCGTGGTTGCGCGCCTGGACCAGCTCCTGGAACTTCTTGTCTTCCTCGCGGTGCGCCTCGGCATCGGCCACCATCCGCGCGATCTCGTCCTCGGACAGGCCCGAACCGGCCTTGATCTCGACCTTCTGTTCCTTGTTGGTCTTCTTGTCCTTGGCCGACACGTGCAGGATGCCGTTGGCGTCGATGTCGAACGACACTTCCACCTGCGGCATGCCGCGCGGCGCGGCATCGATCCCGGACAGATCGAACTTGGCCAGCGACTTGTTGAAGCGGGCCTGCTCGCGCTCGCCCTGCAGCACGTGCACCGTCACCGCGGACTGGTTGTCCTCGGCGGTGGAGAAGGTCTGCGAGGCCTTGGTCGGGATGGTGGTGTTCTTCTCGATGATCTTGGTGAACACGCCACCCAGCGTCTCGATGCCCAGGCTCAGCGGGGTCACGTCGAGCAGCAGCACGTCCTTGACGTCGCCGGCCAGCACGCCACCCTGGATCGCGGCGCCCAGCGCCACGGCCTCATCGGGGTTGACGTCCTTGCGCGGTTCCTTGCCGAAGAACTCTGCCACCGCCTGCTGCACCTTCGGCATGCGGGTCTGGCCACCGACGAGGATGACTTCGCCGATGTCGCTGGCGCGCAGGCCGGCGTCGTTCAGCGCGATGCGGCACGGCTCGATCGTCTTCTTCACCAGGTCTTCGACCAGCGCTTCCAGCTTGGCGCGGGTCAGCTTGATGTTGAGGTGCTTCGGGCCCGAGGCGTCGGCGGTGACGTACGGCAGGTTCACTTCGGTCTGCTGCGAGCTGGACAGCTCGATCTTGGCGCGTTCGGCGGCGTCCTTCAGGCGCTGCAGGGCCAGCGGATCCTTGCGCAGGTCGATGCCCTGGTCCTTCTGGAACTCCTCGACGAGGTAATCGATGACGCGCTTGTCGAAGTCTTCGCCACCCAGGAAGGTGTCGCCGTTGGTCGCCAGCACTTCGAACTGCTTCTCGCCGTCGACATTGGCGATCTCGATGATCGACACGTCGAAGGTGCCGCCACCCAGGTCGTAGACGACGATCTTGCGGTCGGCGCCGCCTTCACCCTTGTCCAGGCCATAGGCCAGTGCGGCCGCGGTGGGCTCGTTGATGATGCGCTTGACGTCCAGGCCGGCGATCTTGCCCGCGTCCTTGGTCGCCTGGCGCTGGCTGTCGTTGAAGTAGGCCGGCACGGTGATGACGGCTTCGGTGACGGTTTCGCCCAGGAAGGCCTCGGCCGTCTTCTTCATCTTTTCCAGGATGCGCGCGGAGATTTCCTGCGCCGACAGCTTCTTGCCGTCGTTGGTCTGCACCCACGCATCGCCGTTCTCGTGCGCGATGATGTCGTACGGGACCAGGTCGAGGTCCTTCTTCACTTCGGCGTCGGTGAACTTGCGGCCGATCAGGCGCTTCACCGCGTAGAAGGTGTTCTTCGGGTTGGTCACGGCCTGGCGCTTGGCCGAGGCGCCGACCAGGACTTCGCCGTCCTTGGTGTAGGCGACGATGGAGGGCGTGGTGCGGTCGCCTTCCGAGTTTTCGATGACGCGGGCCTTGCCGCCGTCCATGATCGCCACGCACGAGTTCGTCGTGCCCAGGTCGATGCCGATGATCTTGCCCATGATGGATGTCGCTCCCTAGCGAATGCTGATGTTGGACCCGGCGATCGGCCGGGTGGATGGTCCCGATATAGGGGTGCGATGGCGCGGTTCAAGCGCCGTCGCGAGGCCGTTCAGTCGTGCTTGGCCACGACCACGAGGGCCGGGCGCAGCAGGCGGCCGTTGAGCACGTAGCCCTTCTGGAACACCTGCACCACGCTGCCCGGCGCCGCGCCGGGCGCGTCGGCCTGGCTGATGGCCTGGTGGTGTTCGGGGTTGAAGGCTTCGCCGGTGGGGTCCAGCAGGGCCAAGCCGTTGTCACCGGCCACCTTCAACAACTGCTTGAAGGTCAGTTCGAGGCCATCCTTGAGCGGATTCGGCTCGGCACCAGCCGCAGCCAAGCCGGCGTCAAGGCTGTCGAACACGGGCAGCAGGTCGCCCAGCAGACGCTCGTTGGCGAACTTGCGGGCCTGTTCGATATCGCGCGCGACGCGCTTGCGCTGGTTCTCCAGGTCGGCGCGCTCCAGCAGCGTGGTGGCGCGCAACTGGTCGAGCTCGTTGCGCAGCGTTTCCAGCTCGGCCAGCAGAGCGGCGTCGGTATCGGGGGACTCGGGCGCGTCGCCCGGCGTGGTGTCGTGATCGTGCGGTTCGTTCATTTCGGTTCCCTGGCGGCAGGTCCAGCCGCCCAACCGGGAACCTATGGGGCCGGCGTTTCCGGATTCAAGGCTGCCCCGAGGACATCGGCGGCAGCCTGGACCACGGGAATCACCCGGTCATAGGCCATCCGCGTGGGCCCGATCACCCCCAGCACGCCCAGCACCTGGCCACCCGCCATGTAGGGCGCAGTCACCACCGAGACGCCATCGTGCGGGGCCAGGCCGGTGTCTTCACCGATGAAGATGCGCACGCCCGGCGCATGGATCGTCCGCTCAAGCAGTTGCAGGATCTCGCGCTTGCGCGCGAACGCCTCGAACAGGTCGCGCAGACGCTCCAGGTCGGACAGCTCCTGCACGCCCATCAGGCGGGTCTGCCCTGCCAGGACGACGTCATCGTTCGGGGGGGTCAGCGCCTGTTCGGCCAGCTCGATGGATTCGGCCAGCAGCCCTTCCATCTCGGTCTGGGCGCTGCGCAGGTCGCGCAGCAAGGTGGAGCGGATGTCCGCCAGCGGCCGGCCGGCGAAATGGGTGTTCAGATAATTGGAGACGCGCTCCAGCTCGGAACGTTCATAGGATCTGCGCGTTTCGATGACCCGGTTCTGCACATCGTTGTCGGCGAAGACCAGGATCGCCATCACCCGCTTGCCATCCAGCGGCACGAAGTCGATATAGCGGAAGGCGAACTGTTCGCGCCGCGGCACGCTGACCACGCCGACGAAGTGGGTCATTGCCGACAGCAGCTCGGACGCATTGCCCAACAAGGCCTGGGTGCCGGCGCCACTGGACAACTCGGAGCGCAATCGCGCCACCTCGCCCTCGCCCAGCGACTTCACCTGCACCAGACTGTCGACGAACACCCGGTAGCCCTGCGCGGTAGGAATGCGGCCGGCGGAGGTGTGCGGCGAGCTCAGCAGCCCCACTTCTTCAAGCTCGGCCAGGATGTTACGGATCGTGGCCGGGCTGACCTCCAGGCCCGCGTGCCGGGCCAGCGTCTGCGACCCCACTGGCTCACCGTCGCGGATGTAGCGCGAAATCAGCGTGCGCAATAGGTGGCGGGCGCGTGGGTCCAGCGGGGGCGACGTCGACGACATGCCGCATAGATAGCGCCAACGCGGAGGCGCCCGCAAGCACCTTGCTTGCCGTCTCGGCCGGTGCGACGCCGGAGGGCGAGCATCGCGCGCCTTCGAACCGCCATCGCCCGGCCCTACACTATCGCCATGCTGACCCATCTCGCGATCAAGGATTTCGCCGTCGTCCGCGCTGCCGAACTCGAGTTCGGCGAGGGCATGACCGTCATTTCGGGGGAAACCGGCGCAGGCAAGTCCCTGCTGGTGGACGCGCTGGGCTTCCTGTCCGGGTTGCGCGCCGACAGCGGCGTGGTCCGCCACGGCGCCGAACGCGCCGAGCTTTCCGCCGAGTTCCAGCCCGTGGCCGGCTCGCCCGCCCTCGCCTGGCTGGCCGACCACGAGTTGGACGACGACGGCCAATGCCAATTGCGCCGGGTCATCCGCGCCGATGGCGGCTCCCGCGCGTGGATCAACGGCCGCAGCGTCACCCTGTCCCAGTTGACCGACCTGGCCGGCCGCCTGGTCGAAATCCACGGCCAGCACGAGCACCAGGCGTTGCTGGCCCGCCACAGCCAGCTGGAACTGCTCGACGCCTATGCAGGCAACCAGGCCGAGGCGCGCGCCGTCCGCGATGCTGCGCGTCACTGGAATGCGCTGTTGGGCGAACGCGAGCAGCTGTCGGGCCAGGGCGACGTCTCGGACCGCATCAACTATCTCGAGCACCAGCTCGCCGAACTCCAGCGCGAGGACCTGGCGCCCGTCGCACTCGAAGCCCTGGTCGCCGGCCATCGCCGCCAGGCGCATGCGGCCGGCCTGATCGCGGCGTGCGACGCCGCACTGGTCGGCCTGTCGGGCGACGACGGCCCGTCGTTCTCGCGCCAGTTGCAGCACACCCGTGCGGACCTGGCCCGCCAGGTCGAACACGAACCGCGGCTGCGGGGTGTCGACAACCTGCTGGAGAGCGCAACGATCCAGATCGAAGAAGCCCTAGCGCTCCTCGGCCAGGTGCGCGATGACCTGGATGTCGATCCCGGCCAGCTCGACGAGCTCGAGCGCCGCCTGGTGCGCGTCCACGATCTTGCGCGCAAGCATCGCGTCCCACTGGACGGCCTGCAGGAGCAGCACGATCGGCTGGCTGCGGAGCTGGAATCCCTGCGTGGCGCCGGCGAACGCCTGCTCAAGCTCAACGACGAGATCGAAGCCGCGCGCACGCAGTGGCGCACCACCGCTGATGCACTCAGCCGGACGCGGCAGCGCGCCGCCAAGGCGCTCGGCGACACCACCAGCGCGCTGATCGCCGAACTCGGCATGGGCGGTGGGCGCTTCGAAGTGGCGCTGGAACCGCACGACGGCGAACGGCCCGACCCGTCAGGCGCCGAGCGCACCGAATTCCTGGTATCGGCGAACGCCGGCCAGCCGCCGCGCCCACTGCGCAAGGTCGCTTCAGGCGGCGAACTGGCCCGCATCTCGCTCGCTATCGAAGTCGCGGCGCTGGGTCTGGACGCGGTGCCGACGATGGTCTTCGACGAAGTCGATACCGGCATCGGCGGCGCCGTCGCCGAGATCGTGGGCCAGAAGCTGCGCGCGCTCGGTGCGCAGCGGCAGGTTCTGTGCGTGACCCACCTGCCGCAGGTCGCCGCGCAGGGCCACGCGCATTACCGCGTCAGCAAGGCACCCGTGGATGGAATGACGCAGAGCGCCGTCGAGAAGCTGGGCGCGAAGCAGCGTGAAGAGGAACTGGCGCGCATGCTGGGCGGCGTGGAAGTCAGCAAGGAAGCGCACGCGGCAGCGAAGCGGCTGCTCGCCAACGCGGTCTGAATTCCGTTTTCTTAGGGGATCTCGAACTAGCGCTTCTTGCGCACGTAGAGCACCAATGAGTGCTCTTCCAGCTCGTAGCCGTGTTTGGCGGCGATCTCGCGCTGCAGCTTCTCGATCTCGCCGCTTTCGAACTCGATGATCTTGCCGGTGTCCACGTCCACCATGTGGTCGTGGTGTCCACCACGATCCAGCTCATAGACGGCCTGGCCGCCCTCGAAGTTGTGCTTGAGCACCAGCCCCGCCGCCTCGAACTGGGTCAGCACGCGGTACACCGTCGCCAGACCGATCTCGTCGCCGTGCTCCAGCAGTTGCCGGTAAATGTCTTCCGCGCTGAAGTGATGCTGATGGTTCTTCTGCTCCAGCAGCTCAAGGATCCGCATGCGCGGATGGGTGACCTTGAGGCCGACTTTGCGTAGATCCTGCGATTCCATGGCGTCTCCGTTCACTCTCGGTTTAGCGCCAGCTGCCTGAAGCTCGGTTGCGGCGGTCCGTGTGAGTGTATCATCGGCCCGGTTTCCCACCGTACCTGTCCCATGCGCAAATTCCTGCTGGTTGCCGTCCTCGCTTCCGCCACCGCTGGCTGCGGCATCCTCTACAAGCAGCCGATCTACCAGGGCAGCCTGCTCGAGAAGACGTCGGTGGACCAATTGCAGGTGGGCCAGAGCAAGCAGCAGGTGCAGTCGCTGTTGGGCAGCCCGTCCATTGCCGATCCGTTCCACGCGCAGCGCTGGGATTACACCGCGAGCAACCGCACCAACCGCCGCGGCACCACGGAAGTGAAGAACCTCACCCTGCTGTTCAACGGCGACACGCTCGCCAGCTGGGAAGGCGAATACTTCCCCGAAGCCGACCTGCAGCTGTCCAAGGACGTGCGCAAGTTCGGCCCGAACCTGGCCAAGGAAAAGAAGAAGGGCCGTCGCCGCTGAGGCGAGGCGCTACCTGCGCGCCCGTCGGCGGCGCGCTTCCTTCGGATCCAGCAACAATGGGCGCAGCACTTCCACGCGATCGCCCTCACGCAACACTACGCCAGCGTCCGCCATCACGCCGTGGACCGCTGTCGGCTGTGTCGGCGTAAGGCCGTCGAACCCGCTGGCAGCCAACGCATCCGCGACCGTCGATCCCTCGGGTAACTCCAGCACCACCGACTCCACACGGTGCGGCCACGCCCGGATCGCCTCTACCCGCATCTCAGGCGCCGCGGTCCGCAGCCCGAACGAAGTCATCGACCATCCGGTCGGCCAGGCTCTGGAAGCCCAATGCCATCGCCGGCGCGAGCAATCGGCTTGAAGGCTCGAACTCCAGCGTCAGCGTGACCTTGCAGGCCGACTCGTCCAGCGCATGGAAGTCCCAGCGCCCGTGCAGCTTGCGGAACGGACCATCGACCAGGTTCATGTCGATCCGGTGCGGCCTGTCCAGCGCGTTCTCGGTGGTGAACCACGTCCGCAGCGAACCCAGGCCCAGGTCGAGCCGGGCCACCAATCGCTCATCCCCCTGCTCGATCAGCTGCGCGGCGCTGCACCAGTCGAACCGGCGCGGGTAGGCCGCCACGTCGTTGACCAGGTCGAACATCCGGGTGGCCGAGTGTTCGACCAGGGCGCTGCGGCGGATCGTGTGCATGTGGCTCGCGTAGGGTTCCGCCTTCGGCGACAATAGGACGGATGGCAAAGAAACCGGACAAGAATAAAGCAACGGGCACGATCGCGCTGAACAAGCGCGCCCGGCACGAGTACCACTTCGAGGAGCGCTACGAGGCGGGCCTTGCCCTGCAGGGATGGGAGCTGAAGGCCATCCGCGCCGGACGCGCCAACATCACCGAGGCCTACGCGATCGTCCGCCATGGCGAGATCTTCCTGTTCGGCGCGCAGATCACCCCACTGATCCAGGCCTCCACCCACGTGGTCGCCGACGACCGCCGTACCCGCAAGCTGCTGCTGCATCGGAACGAGATCGACAGCCTGATCGGCAAGGTCGAGCGCGACGGCTACACGCTGGTGCCCA comes from the Pseudoxanthomonas sp. YR558 genome and includes:
- the fur gene encoding ferric iron uptake transcriptional regulator; the encoded protein is MESQDLRKVGLKVTHPRMRILELLEQKNHQHHFSAEDIYRQLLEHGDEIGLATVYRVLTQFEAAGLVLKHNFEGGQAVYELDRGGHHDHMVDVDTGKIIEFESGEIEKLQREIAAKHGYELEEHSLVLYVRKKR
- a CDS encoding type II toxin-antitoxin system RatA family toxin: MHTIRRSALVEHSATRMFDLVNDVAAYPRRFDWCSAAQLIEQGDERLVARLDLGLGSLRTWFTTENALDRPHRIDMNLVDGPFRKLHGRWDFHALDESACKVTLTLEFEPSSRLLAPAMALGFQSLADRMVDDFVRAADRGA
- the recN gene encoding DNA repair protein RecN, with the protein product MLTHLAIKDFAVVRAAELEFGEGMTVISGETGAGKSLLVDALGFLSGLRADSGVVRHGAERAELSAEFQPVAGSPALAWLADHELDDDGQCQLRRVIRADGGSRAWINGRSVTLSQLTDLAGRLVEIHGQHEHQALLARHSQLELLDAYAGNQAEARAVRDAARHWNALLGEREQLSGQGDVSDRINYLEHQLAELQREDLAPVALEALVAGHRRQAHAAGLIAACDAALVGLSGDDGPSFSRQLQHTRADLARQVEHEPRLRGVDNLLESATIQIEEALALLGQVRDDLDVDPGQLDELERRLVRVHDLARKHRVPLDGLQEQHDRLAAELESLRGAGERLLKLNDEIEAARTQWRTTADALSRTRQRAAKALGDTTSALIAELGMGGGRFEVALEPHDGERPDPSGAERTEFLVSANAGQPPRPLRKVASGGELARISLAIEVAALGLDAVPTMVFDEVDTGIGGAVAEIVGQKLRALGAQRQVLCVTHLPQVAAQGHAHYRVSKAPVDGMTQSAVEKLGAKQREEELARMLGGVEVSKEAHAAAKRLLANAV
- the dnaK gene encoding molecular chaperone DnaK — protein: MGKIIGIDLGTTNSCVAIMDGGKARVIENSEGDRTTPSIVAYTKDGEVLVGASAKRQAVTNPKNTFYAVKRLIGRKFTDAEVKKDLDLVPYDIIAHENGDAWVQTNDGKKLSAQEISARILEKMKKTAEAFLGETVTEAVITVPAYFNDSQRQATKDAGKIAGLDVKRIINEPTAAALAYGLDKGEGGADRKIVVYDLGGGTFDVSIIEIANVDGEKQFEVLATNGDTFLGGEDFDKRVIDYLVEEFQKDQGIDLRKDPLALQRLKDAAERAKIELSSSQQTEVNLPYVTADASGPKHLNIKLTRAKLEALVEDLVKKTIEPCRIALNDAGLRASDIGEVILVGGQTRMPKVQQAVAEFFGKEPRKDVNPDEAVALGAAIQGGVLAGDVKDVLLLDVTPLSLGIETLGGVFTKIIEKNTTIPTKASQTFSTAEDNQSAVTVHVLQGEREQARFNKSLAKFDLSGIDAAPRGMPQVEVSFDIDANGILHVSAKDKKTNKEQKVEIKAGSGLSEDEIARMVADAEAHREEDKKFQELVQARNHADGLIHATRSAITEHGSKVPGDVIGRVESAIAELESAMKGDEKTQIEAKAKALEEAGQSLYAAAASSEQPGAGGAGGPSAPADDVVDAEFTEVKDDKK
- the bamE gene encoding outer membrane protein assembly factor BamE; translation: MRKFLLVAVLASATAGCGILYKQPIYQGSLLEKTSVDQLQVGQSKQQVQSLLGSPSIADPFHAQRWDYTASNRTNRRGTTEVKNLTLLFNGDTLASWEGEYFPEADLQLSKDVRKFGPNLAKEKKKGRRR
- the hrcA gene encoding heat-inducible transcriptional repressor HrcA, translated to MSSTSPPLDPRARHLLRTLISRYIRDGEPVGSQTLARHAGLEVSPATIRNILAELEEVGLLSSPHTSAGRIPTAQGYRVFVDSLVQVKSLGEGEVARLRSELSSGAGTQALLGNASELLSAMTHFVGVVSVPRREQFAFRYIDFVPLDGKRVMAILVFADNDVQNRVIETRRSYERSELERVSNYLNTHFAGRPLADIRSTLLRDLRSAQTEMEGLLAESIELAEQALTPPNDDVVLAGQTRLMGVQELSDLERLRDLFEAFARKREILQLLERTIHAPGVRIFIGEDTGLAPHDGVSVVTAPYMAGGQVLGVLGVIGPTRMAYDRVIPVVQAAADVLGAALNPETPAP
- the smpB gene encoding SsrA-binding protein SmpB is translated as MAKKPDKNKATGTIALNKRARHEYHFEERYEAGLALQGWELKAIRAGRANITEAYAIVRHGEIFLFGAQITPLIQASTHVVADDRRTRKLLLHRNEIDSLIGKVERDGYTLVPTSLYWKGNKVKAEVALAKGKQTHDKRATEKDRDWAREKSRVMRQHNKNA
- a CDS encoding RnfH family protein — its product is MRVEAIRAWPHRVESVVLELPEGSTVADALAASGFDGLTPTQPTAVHGVMADAGVVLREGDRVEVLRPLLLDPKEARRRRARR
- the grpE gene encoding nucleotide exchange factor GrpE gives rise to the protein MNEPHDHDTTPGDAPESPDTDAALLAELETLRNELDQLRATTLLERADLENQRKRVARDIEQARKFANERLLGDLLPVFDSLDAGLAAAGAEPNPLKDGLELTFKQLLKVAGDNGLALLDPTGEAFNPEHHQAISQADAPGAAPGSVVQVFQKGYVLNGRLLRPALVVVAKHD
- the dnaJ gene encoding molecular chaperone DnaJ codes for the protein MSKRDYYEVLGVARDASDEDLKKAYRRCAMKHHPDRNPGDAAAEAAFKECKEAYEVLSDGAKRRTYDAHGHAAFEHGMGGAGGPGGPDMGDIFGDIFGNIFGGGGARAARRGADVGYVMELDLEEAVAGVEKRIEIPSLVACEPCKGSGSADGKVETCSTCGGRGNVRMQRGIFAMQQACPACGGRGQTIKNPCTECHGAGRVEEEKVLSVKIPAGVDNGDRIRLTGEGEAGPPGTPPGDLYVEVRVREHDIFQRDGDDLHCEVPIRISQAALGDTIRVPTLHGEAEIRVPAETQTGKLFRLRGKGVKSVRSRSEGDLYCRVVVETPVNLTTEQRELLEKFEATFVGDEARKHSPKSATFLDGVKGFWDRMTS